A section of the Verrucomicrobium sp. GAS474 genome encodes:
- a CDS encoding DUF4410 domain-containing protein, whose protein sequence is MRFFGATVGSGLARAVVVPLWIVPLVLGGCASVGVSPVSEADVSKAKADAPKPKILYVSPFTFERCALNVDREGDELEKFKADLSAAFASDVAQRLVDIEAAPPCNLLVAGKPPHAPQAAWWVTGRFTRINQGSRALRALVGFGSGGTKFETEVQVYDLAADSMKPFLTFVTSGGSGAMKGALIGIDLISMPASAGLGSIAGLSDDRNRTARMIAAYVSEQLASRGVIPWTSVKEAKRLDAEDSGAVEGDQPPSDAGQAGTSPLHAASGTKRK, encoded by the coding sequence ATGCGTTTCTTCGGTGCCACGGTGGGAAGCGGTCTTGCCCGGGCGGTCGTGGTTCCGTTGTGGATCGTTCCGCTGGTGCTGGGCGGATGCGCCTCGGTCGGCGTCTCCCCGGTCAGCGAGGCCGACGTGAGCAAGGCGAAAGCCGATGCCCCCAAGCCGAAGATTCTCTACGTCTCCCCCTTCACCTTCGAGCGGTGCGCGTTGAACGTCGACCGCGAGGGGGATGAACTCGAGAAATTCAAGGCCGACCTCTCCGCCGCCTTCGCGAGCGACGTGGCGCAGCGCCTCGTCGACATCGAGGCCGCCCCCCCTTGCAACCTCCTCGTCGCCGGGAAACCGCCCCATGCCCCGCAGGCCGCATGGTGGGTCACGGGCCGCTTCACCCGGATCAACCAGGGGAGCCGCGCGCTGCGGGCCCTGGTCGGCTTCGGCAGCGGCGGGACGAAGTTCGAGACCGAGGTCCAGGTCTACGACCTCGCCGCCGACAGCATGAAGCCGTTCCTCACCTTTGTCACCTCGGGCGGCAGCGGGGCGATGAAGGGGGCCCTCATCGGGATCGACCTGATCTCGATGCCCGCCAGTGCCGGGCTGGGGAGCATCGCCGGGCTCTCCGACGACCGGAACCGGACGGCCCGGATGATCGCCGCCTATGTCTCGGAGCAGCTCGCCTCGCGCGGCGTGATCCCGTGGACCTCGGTCAAGGAAGCGAAGCGCCTCGATGCGGAGGACTCCGGAGCCGTCGAGGGGGACCAGCCGCCCTCCGATGCGGGACAGGCGGGAACGTCCCCGCTCCATGCGGCCTCGGGGACGAAAAGGAAATAA
- a CDS encoding CmpA/NrtA family ABC transporter substrate-binding protein encodes MGFKPVRKTSPRVRFPTRVQIGFLPMVDAAPVIAAKEMGFFRKHGLEVSLVREDDWKILQHRMADKEIDAAHSPVGMGFGLKLGVGGYLPMSVFTALVTNIHGNAIFFSRSLVEKGIRHGADLLRAIRDGLFESRGKETGLGKPVFGYVSPFSAHYYVLRRWLAASGIDPRDGVVWRSLLPKEIPAALRDGEIDGFCLSEPWGTMVQEAGTAERIALGSDFSPGHPDKILLVRGEMAGGRREEHLSLVAAVLEACRWCDAPENRTEMADILSERPYLHMKKAFVEQLLPPAESLPAALSFHAHDANRPSQDKGAWVLGEMIAAGVLPPELRQGANYLIDSVFRSDLFAEAEKLCPRQAVLI; translated from the coding sequence TTGGGATTCAAACCTGTCCGCAAAACCTCGCCCCGCGTCCGCTTCCCGACGCGGGTCCAGATCGGCTTCCTGCCGATGGTCGACGCGGCCCCGGTGATCGCGGCGAAGGAGATGGGGTTCTTCCGCAAGCACGGCCTCGAGGTGAGCCTCGTCCGGGAGGACGATTGGAAGATCCTCCAACACCGGATGGCCGACAAGGAGATCGACGCCGCCCACTCCCCCGTCGGGATGGGCTTCGGCCTGAAGCTCGGCGTCGGCGGCTACCTCCCCATGTCGGTCTTCACGGCCCTGGTCACCAATATCCACGGCAACGCCATCTTCTTTTCCCGTTCCCTCGTCGAGAAGGGCATCCGCCACGGCGCCGACCTCCTCCGGGCGATCCGGGACGGCCTCTTCGAGAGCCGGGGGAAGGAGACGGGCCTGGGCAAGCCGGTCTTCGGCTACGTCTCCCCTTTTTCCGCCCACTATTACGTCCTTCGCCGCTGGCTGGCGGCATCGGGCATCGATCCCCGGGACGGGGTCGTCTGGCGGTCGCTGCTGCCGAAGGAGATTCCCGCCGCCCTCCGGGACGGGGAGATCGACGGCTTCTGCCTGAGCGAGCCGTGGGGGACGATGGTCCAGGAAGCGGGAACGGCGGAACGGATCGCCCTCGGCTCCGACTTCTCCCCCGGCCATCCCGACAAGATCCTCCTGGTGCGCGGGGAGATGGCGGGAGGCCGCCGGGAGGAGCATCTGAGCCTCGTCGCCGCCGTCCTCGAGGCGTGCCGATGGTGCGATGCCCCCGAGAACCGGACCGAGATGGCCGATATCCTTTCCGAGCGGCCCTACCTCCACATGAAGAAAGCCTTCGTCGAGCAGCTCCTCCCCCCCGCGGAATCCCTTCCCGCCGCCCTCAGCTTCCACGCCCACGACGCCAACCGCCCCAGCCAGGACAAAGGGGCGTGGGTGCTGGGGGAGATGATCGCCGCCGGCGTCCTCCCCCCCGAACTGCGACAGGGGGCGAATTACCTCATCGACTCGGTCTTCCGCTCCGACCTCTTTGCCGAGGCCGAAAAGCTCTGCCCCCGGCAGGCGGTTTTGATCTAG
- a CDS encoding Hsp20/alpha crystallin family protein has translation MNLIPYLSNRINRNPANELADLLGWAHPASDSFRFHEDKDNYYVALDLPGVRKEDLQIEAEGERLTLTAERKTGFGEQKEVATIRRGLTLPESIATDKIVAVLVDGVLTLTLPKREEAKPKHVKVSVS, from the coding sequence ATGAACTTGATTCCCTATCTCTCCAACCGCATCAACCGGAACCCCGCGAATGAACTCGCCGACCTGCTCGGCTGGGCCCATCCCGCTTCCGATTCCTTCCGGTTCCATGAGGACAAAGACAACTACTACGTCGCCCTCGATCTCCCGGGCGTCCGCAAGGAAGACCTCCAAATCGAGGCCGAAGGCGAGCGCCTGACGCTCACCGCCGAACGGAAGACCGGCTTCGGCGAGCAGAAGGAAGTGGCGACCATCCGCCGCGGCCTGACCCTGCCGGAAAGCATCGCCACCGATAAGATCGTCGCCGTGCTGGTCGACGGCGTCCTGACCCTGACCCTCCCCAAGAGGGAAGAGGCCAAGCCGAAGCATGTGAAGGTCAGCGTCAGCTAA
- the lipA gene encoding lipoyl synthase encodes METAAAPEAASFPLDRKPPWLRAKVPAGETYQEVRKIVSENRLHTVCESAQCPNLGECWGRRTATVMILGDICTRSCGFCAVKTGRPTELDLDEPRRVAEGLALMNLRHAVITSVARDELKDGGAGVWAETIRQVRAKCPQTKIEVLIPDFKGHWEDLYTVLSAVPDILNHNVETVRRLQSAVRPQAKYERTLELLQRAKTAGFTTKCSIMLGIGEEAHEIEETLRDLAAIKVDILTLGQYLRPSKDHLPLDRWVTPQEFASWKRFALEIGFGVVESGPMVRSSYHADEQSDRYATSVELPAPLTL; translated from the coding sequence ATGGAAACCGCTGCCGCACCTGAAGCCGCCTCCTTTCCCCTCGACCGGAAGCCCCCGTGGCTCCGGGCCAAGGTGCCCGCCGGGGAGACGTACCAGGAAGTCCGCAAGATCGTCAGCGAGAACCGCCTCCACACCGTCTGCGAGAGCGCCCAGTGCCCCAACCTCGGCGAATGCTGGGGCCGCCGTACGGCGACGGTGATGATTCTCGGCGATATCTGCACGCGGAGCTGCGGCTTCTGCGCCGTGAAGACGGGACGCCCCACCGAGCTCGATCTCGACGAGCCGCGCCGCGTCGCCGAGGGCCTCGCCCTGATGAATCTCCGCCACGCCGTCATCACCTCGGTGGCCCGCGACGAATTGAAGGACGGCGGCGCCGGGGTCTGGGCCGAGACGATCCGCCAGGTCCGCGCGAAGTGCCCGCAGACGAAGATCGAGGTCCTCATCCCCGATTTCAAGGGGCATTGGGAGGATCTCTACACGGTTCTTTCCGCCGTTCCCGACATCCTGAACCACAATGTCGAGACGGTCCGCCGCCTCCAATCGGCCGTCCGTCCCCAGGCGAAGTACGAGCGGACGCTCGAACTCCTCCAGCGGGCGAAGACGGCGGGTTTCACGACGAAGTGCAGCATCATGCTCGGCATCGGCGAGGAGGCCCACGAGATCGAGGAGACGCTCCGCGACCTCGCGGCGATCAAGGTCGACATCCTGACCCTCGGCCAATACCTCCGCCCCTCGAAGGACCACCTTCCCCTCGACCGCTGGGTCACGCCGCAAGAGTTCGCCTCATGGAAGCGCTTTGCCCTCGAGATCGGCTTCGGCGTCGTCGAGTCGGGTCCGATGGTCCGCAGCTCCTACCATGCCGACGAGCAGTCCGACCGGTATGCGACCAGCGTTGAGCTGCCCGCTCCGCTGACGCTGTAG
- a CDS encoding ShlB/FhaC/HecB family hemolysin secretion/activation protein, producing the protein MQNAVAQDFEHLHPKQLPQTNLPPPPANAPVPVTEGDDTEIAPALKGIVLLTDSASVKADGISDASAFNGSSVNLPLTPSLAAPAPAAKKKSPRGTGDASTQGSKGKKSLAASPAEAAAAIATPETSSSTGEGTIYFNGNFSEADKKGLVDSLQGYLGQPVSMQKLNELLRDIILYYRRGDRPLIDPYLPEQDMKGDVVQIVIRQAKRGKVLTEGNKYFPNDLLISYIRTPEGAPLRSDSINSDVAWLNRNPFLQSTLVYQAGEEPGTTDIVLKTQDRMPFRVYTGYEDTGSTLTGDGRLEAGFNWGNAFGIGDQFNYQYTTSDDFHLVRAHSATYTHFLPWHHVINVVGTYADSKASFPAYLPYQSSGDAWQVGFRYTVPLPDLKPFGQIYTHEFVSGYDFKESSSQLLVNSTFIPQNSPTTQVSEFSAGYNFSIGDAGGVTSLSNSVFYSPGGLLNHDKAPDYLAANASGSKFVYYRLSFSRTQKLPKDFSFIFKGSYQATNERLLGGEQMGLGGYDTVRGYEMREANGDEGYFFSGEVRTPGWSIGRFFVKDYDADRFTLLGFTDYGGVSQYRPDSTQLRSTPSTNPNVNLWSAGAGFRYNINPYFSVRFDYGWQLIDSGVDYAFRHHDGSRGHLGLTFSY; encoded by the coding sequence GTGCAGAACGCCGTGGCCCAGGATTTCGAGCATCTTCACCCGAAGCAGCTCCCCCAAACGAACCTCCCGCCCCCGCCCGCCAACGCGCCCGTGCCGGTCACCGAAGGGGACGACACCGAGATCGCCCCGGCGCTGAAGGGGATCGTCCTCCTCACCGATTCGGCCTCGGTGAAGGCCGACGGGATTTCGGACGCCTCCGCTTTCAACGGGTCTTCGGTGAACCTGCCGCTGACGCCCTCCCTCGCCGCTCCCGCGCCGGCTGCCAAGAAGAAGTCGCCCCGGGGCACGGGCGACGCCTCGACGCAGGGAAGCAAGGGGAAGAAGAGCCTCGCCGCCTCGCCCGCCGAAGCGGCCGCTGCCATCGCGACGCCGGAGACCTCGTCCTCCACCGGGGAGGGGACGATCTACTTCAACGGGAATTTCTCCGAGGCCGACAAGAAGGGCCTCGTCGATTCGCTCCAGGGCTACCTCGGCCAGCCGGTCTCGATGCAGAAGCTCAACGAGCTCCTCCGCGACATCATTCTCTATTACCGCCGGGGCGACCGCCCGCTCATCGATCCCTACCTCCCCGAGCAGGACATGAAGGGCGACGTCGTCCAGATCGTCATCCGCCAGGCGAAGCGGGGCAAGGTGTTGACCGAGGGGAACAAGTACTTCCCGAACGATCTCCTCATCTCCTACATCCGGACTCCTGAGGGCGCTCCGCTCCGCTCCGACTCGATCAATTCCGACGTCGCCTGGCTGAACCGCAATCCCTTCCTCCAGAGCACCCTGGTCTATCAGGCAGGCGAAGAGCCCGGGACGACCGACATCGTGCTGAAGACCCAGGACCGCATGCCGTTCCGCGTCTATACGGGCTACGAGGATACGGGCAGCACGCTGACCGGCGACGGCCGCCTCGAGGCCGGTTTCAACTGGGGCAATGCCTTCGGGATCGGCGACCAGTTCAACTACCAGTACACGACGAGCGACGACTTCCATCTCGTCCGCGCCCATTCGGCGACCTACACCCACTTCCTTCCCTGGCATCACGTGATCAACGTCGTCGGGACCTACGCCGACTCGAAGGCGAGCTTCCCGGCCTATCTTCCCTACCAGTCGAGCGGCGATGCCTGGCAGGTCGGCTTCCGCTACACGGTGCCGCTCCCCGATCTGAAGCCCTTCGGCCAGATTTACACCCACGAATTCGTCTCCGGCTACGATTTCAAGGAAAGCTCCTCGCAGCTCCTCGTGAACAGCACCTTCATTCCCCAGAACAGCCCGACGACTCAGGTCTCGGAGTTCTCCGCCGGATATAACTTCTCCATTGGCGACGCGGGCGGCGTCACCTCGCTCAGCAACAGCGTCTTCTACAGCCCGGGCGGCCTGCTCAATCACGACAAGGCTCCCGATTACCTGGCGGCGAATGCCAGCGGCTCGAAGTTCGTCTACTACCGCCTCTCCTTCTCCCGCACGCAGAAGCTGCCGAAGGATTTCTCCTTCATCTTCAAGGGTTCCTACCAGGCGACGAACGAGCGCCTCCTCGGCGGCGAGCAGATGGGCCTCGGCGGCTACGATACGGTGCGCGGCTACGAAATGCGCGAGGCGAACGGCGACGAGGGCTACTTCTTCTCCGGGGAAGTCCGGACCCCGGGCTGGAGCATCGGTCGTTTCTTCGTGAAGGATTATGACGCCGACCGCTTCACCCTCCTCGGCTTCACCGACTACGGCGGCGTCTCCCAGTATCGCCCCGATTCGACCCAGCTGCGTAGCACCCCCTCGACGAATCCGAACGTCAATCTGTGGAGCGCCGGTGCGGGCTTCCGCTACAATATCAACCCCTACTTCTCGGTCCGCTTCGACTACGGTTGGCAGCTGATCGACAGCGGCGTCGATTATGCCTTCCGCCATCATGACGGATCGCGCGGCCACCTCGGCCTCACGTTCAGTTACTAG
- a CDS encoding YbjQ family protein, translating into MEHDLTTTATELPGYRITENLGVVRGVVVRSRSALGNIGASIQMFFGGNITLLESLCEKAREEALEKALKHAKALGGNAVIGLRYDATEIMDGATEVLCYGTAVVVETIENRP; encoded by the coding sequence ATGGAACACGATCTGACGACCACCGCGACCGAACTCCCCGGCTACCGGATCACCGAAAACCTCGGCGTCGTCCGGGGCGTGGTCGTCCGCTCCCGCTCGGCCTTGGGGAACATCGGGGCCTCGATCCAGATGTTCTTCGGAGGAAACATCACCCTCCTGGAGAGCCTCTGCGAAAAGGCCCGCGAGGAGGCCCTCGAAAAGGCGCTGAAACACGCCAAGGCCCTGGGGGGCAATGCGGTGATCGGCCTCCGCTACGACGCCACGGAGATCATGGACGGGGCGACCGAAGTCCTCTGCTACGGCACCGCCGTGGTCGTCGAGACGATCGAGAATCGTCCCTGA
- a CDS encoding adenylate/guanylate cyclase domain-containing protein encodes MGTEITAGKLSRLWKSAKDGSYHLLAPPLALLLFIGLQQIPFFLGIENKLIDIRFQLRQKYDPPASKDLILVSADELSIRNIGFWPWPRNVHGTFVELLKQVEPAVISWDILFTEPKVEEDKIFAKAIAGIAGSTPVVLAANMDDDPRPVGYPPDVPGLTLPFTKITGDLSKVDYKDPAAKFPVPALANVAYTGFADAHPDPTDGMRRRLPLVVRVGDKLYPSLVTQTVMRYWKLKPSNVVINLGKNVEFRTADPDLDVVRVPINEAGEAWINYRSKSSFKAIPYTKVVTFLADMHSDGIPWPTKYPALDGKILMVGASAEGATDLGPTPVGADIKGSVNSPLVMVHMNLIDNILKQDFLTLVPWFWVVLGWIPVAYGTLFYTRKASTTVAVLLPLAIGAIYSVAIYVVFWKKSILYPAFWPLGAFFLIHFGSIVLRWLEEQASKEAIKGVFGSFVSDNVMQQLLKSPENVKLGGESKPVTIFFSDIRSFSTFSENMGVQELISQLNEYFVRMVNRVIVNDGTLHKFIGDAVMAVWGDVLPSDIKADAKKAVRSAVEMREELIELNKLRRERGLFDFHIGMGLNHGTVVVGNIGAEGQKLEFTVIGDAVNLASRLEGVTKQFHTDLVIGESVHELLDGEFRLRSIGLLVVKGKTKPIRAYEVFEEKAAPNGRTDAAWVDLYEKGFDLYLERKFTEAIACFEECLKTVADDFCTLQYLEDARKLLIDPPDEKWNGVLKLDSK; translated from the coding sequence ATGGGAACGGAAATCACGGCAGGGAAACTGAGCCGGCTCTGGAAATCGGCGAAGGACGGCAGCTATCACCTCCTCGCCCCGCCCCTGGCGCTCCTTCTCTTCATCGGCCTCCAGCAGATTCCCTTCTTCCTGGGGATCGAGAACAAGCTGATTGATATCCGATTCCAGCTCCGCCAGAAATACGATCCCCCCGCCAGCAAAGACCTCATCCTCGTCTCGGCCGACGAGCTTTCCATCCGCAACATCGGTTTCTGGCCTTGGCCGCGCAACGTCCACGGCACGTTCGTCGAGCTTCTGAAACAGGTGGAACCCGCCGTCATCAGCTGGGATATCCTCTTCACCGAGCCGAAGGTCGAAGAGGACAAGATCTTCGCCAAAGCCATCGCAGGCATCGCCGGGAGCACTCCGGTCGTCCTCGCCGCGAACATGGACGACGACCCTCGTCCCGTCGGCTATCCTCCCGACGTCCCCGGCCTCACCCTTCCCTTCACCAAAATCACCGGCGATCTCTCCAAGGTCGATTACAAGGACCCCGCCGCGAAGTTCCCCGTCCCCGCCCTCGCCAACGTCGCCTACACCGGCTTCGCCGATGCCCATCCCGATCCCACCGACGGCATGCGGCGCAGGCTCCCCCTCGTCGTCCGCGTCGGAGACAAGCTTTACCCCAGCCTCGTCACGCAGACCGTGATGCGATACTGGAAACTGAAGCCGAGCAACGTCGTCATCAACCTCGGCAAGAACGTCGAGTTCCGCACCGCCGATCCCGACCTCGACGTCGTCCGCGTCCCCATCAACGAGGCGGGGGAAGCATGGATCAACTACCGCAGCAAAAGCTCCTTCAAGGCCATCCCCTACACCAAGGTCGTCACTTTTCTGGCCGACATGCATTCGGACGGCATCCCCTGGCCGACCAAGTACCCCGCCTTGGACGGCAAGATCCTGATGGTGGGTGCCTCCGCCGAGGGCGCGACCGACCTGGGCCCCACACCCGTTGGCGCCGACATCAAGGGCTCCGTGAACAGCCCCCTCGTCATGGTTCACATGAACCTCATCGACAATATCCTGAAACAGGACTTCCTCACCCTCGTCCCCTGGTTCTGGGTCGTCCTCGGCTGGATTCCCGTCGCCTACGGCACCCTCTTCTACACGCGCAAGGCGTCGACGACCGTCGCCGTTCTCCTGCCGCTGGCGATCGGGGCGATCTATTCCGTCGCGATCTATGTCGTCTTCTGGAAGAAGAGCATCCTCTATCCGGCGTTCTGGCCGCTGGGGGCCTTCTTCCTGATCCACTTCGGTTCCATCGTCCTCCGGTGGCTCGAAGAGCAGGCGTCGAAGGAAGCGATCAAGGGGGTCTTCGGCTCCTTCGTTTCCGACAACGTCATGCAGCAGTTGCTGAAGAGCCCGGAGAACGTGAAGCTGGGCGGCGAGAGCAAGCCGGTGACGATCTTCTTCTCCGACATCCGCAGCTTCTCCACGTTCAGCGAAAACATGGGGGTCCAGGAACTCATCAGCCAGCTCAACGAGTACTTCGTCCGGATGGTCAACCGCGTCATCGTCAACGACGGCACCCTCCACAAGTTCATCGGCGACGCCGTCATGGCGGTCTGGGGCGACGTCCTCCCGAGCGACATCAAGGCCGACGCGAAGAAGGCGGTCCGCTCCGCCGTCGAGATGCGCGAGGAACTCATCGAGCTCAACAAGCTCCGCCGGGAGCGCGGCCTCTTCGACTTCCACATCGGGATGGGGCTGAACCACGGCACCGTCGTCGTCGGGAACATCGGGGCCGAAGGCCAGAAGCTCGAATTCACCGTCATCGGCGACGCGGTGAACCTCGCCTCCCGCCTCGAAGGCGTGACGAAGCAGTTCCATACCGACCTCGTCATCGGCGAATCGGTCCACGAACTCCTCGACGGGGAGTTCCGCCTCCGCAGCATCGGCCTCCTCGTCGTGAAGGGGAAGACGAAGCCGATCCGCGCCTACGAGGTCTTCGAGGAGAAAGCCGCCCCGAACGGAAGGACCGACGCCGCCTGGGTCGACCTCTACGAGAAGGGCTTCGACCTCTACCTCGAGCGGAAATTCACCGAGGCGATCGCCTGCTTCGAGGAGTGCCTGAAAACGGTGGCCGACGATTTCTGCACGCTTCAGTACCTGGAGGATGCGCGCAAGCTGCTGATCGATCCGCCGGACGAGAAGTGGAACGGCGTCCTGAAACTGGACAGCAAGTAA
- a CDS encoding tetratricopeptide repeat protein, which yields MHFQRTAPLDRLRHSPLLPALLLVLAGCLAYANSFGGPFVFDDSPSIKYNKTITSLFGSLLPVYNHTTGGRPFLNFSFALNYAAGGLDVFGYHLLNLVIHLASGLVLFDLLRRTLLLPRFQDRFHSSASPLAFSAALLWLVHPLQTESVTYLVQRAESLAAGLTLLTLYAFLRGASGPAETARRWENVALISCFLAMGTKETAAAIPLLAFLYDRTFLSGTFSAAWKEHKRFHLSLAATWIFLLLLVLSTHARGGSVGPVQAGVPHTGLYADVTPVTYALTQAKAILLYLRLAFWPSPLILDYGFEKIPTLALAWPYLPGIALLLAGTAWALVRRPALGFLGAAFFLLLAPSSSFIPVQTQTIAEHRFYLPLAVLLVGLVLALHAAVKERKTVLLCAGLLALPLGIVTWERNNDYKTSATLWAVTLAQRPENPRTQASVGDELYTQGDYLGAVIHFNEALRLRPDFAEAHYKLGATLYHMGRLADGISEMATAVALCPIDAQSQSNYGTALAETGHLDQALEHLETAVLLKPDNAAFHYAFGNGLNQRGNVGEAYKEFLAATRLDPDYFEAHNNLGIACYRLGKRDEARAEFETVLRLKPDSTEAKRNLARLRAMSGE from the coding sequence ATGCATTTTCAACGAACCGCTCCTCTCGACCGGCTCCGCCACTCGCCCCTCCTCCCCGCCCTTCTCCTCGTCCTCGCGGGATGCCTCGCCTACGCGAACAGCTTCGGCGGCCCCTTCGTCTTCGACGACTCCCCTTCGATTAAATACAACAAGACGATCACCTCCCTCTTCGGCTCCCTCCTCCCGGTCTACAACCACACCACCGGAGGCCGCCCCTTCCTCAACTTCTCCTTCGCCCTCAATTACGCCGCCGGGGGCCTCGACGTCTTCGGCTACCATCTCCTGAACCTTGTCATCCACCTCGCCTCGGGCCTCGTCCTCTTCGATCTCCTCCGCCGCACCCTCCTCCTTCCCCGCTTCCAGGATCGCTTCCACTCTTCCGCCTCCCCCCTCGCCTTTTCCGCCGCCCTCCTGTGGCTCGTCCATCCCCTGCAGACCGAGTCGGTCACCTACCTCGTCCAGCGGGCCGAATCGCTGGCCGCAGGACTGACCCTCCTCACCCTCTACGCCTTCCTGCGGGGTGCCTCGGGACCGGCCGAAACCGCCCGGCGCTGGGAGAACGTCGCCCTGATTTCCTGCTTCCTCGCGATGGGGACGAAGGAAACCGCCGCCGCCATCCCCCTCCTCGCCTTCCTCTACGACCGCACCTTCCTCTCCGGCACCTTTTCCGCTGCCTGGAAAGAGCACAAACGATTCCATCTCAGCCTGGCCGCCACCTGGATCTTCCTCCTCCTCCTCGTCCTCTCGACCCATGCGCGCGGGGGGAGCGTCGGCCCTGTCCAGGCAGGGGTTCCCCACACCGGCCTCTATGCCGACGTCACCCCCGTCACCTATGCCTTGACCCAGGCGAAGGCGATCCTCCTCTACCTCCGCCTCGCCTTCTGGCCCTCCCCGCTGATCCTCGATTACGGGTTCGAGAAAATCCCGACTCTCGCCCTCGCGTGGCCCTATCTCCCGGGCATCGCCCTCCTCCTCGCCGGGACCGCCTGGGCCCTCGTCCGGCGGCCCGCCCTCGGCTTCCTCGGGGCGGCCTTCTTCCTCCTCCTCGCGCCGAGCTCGAGCTTCATCCCGGTCCAGACACAGACCATCGCCGAGCATCGCTTCTACCTTCCCCTCGCCGTCCTCCTCGTCGGCCTCGTCCTCGCCCTCCACGCCGCCGTGAAGGAACGGAAAACCGTTCTCCTCTGCGCCGGGCTCCTCGCCCTTCCCCTCGGGATCGTCACCTGGGAACGGAACAACGATTACAAAACCTCGGCGACCCTCTGGGCCGTCACCCTCGCCCAACGCCCCGAGAATCCCCGCACCCAGGCCAGCGTCGGGGACGAGCTCTACACGCAGGGCGACTACCTCGGGGCCGTCATCCACTTCAACGAGGCCCTCCGGCTCCGCCCCGATTTCGCCGAGGCCCACTACAAGCTCGGCGCCACGCTCTATCACATGGGCCGCCTCGCCGACGGGATCTCCGAAATGGCGACCGCCGTCGCCCTCTGCCCCATCGACGCCCAAAGCCAATCGAACTACGGCACCGCCCTCGCCGAGACCGGCCACCTCGACCAGGCGCTGGAGCACCTCGAAACCGCCGTCCTCCTGAAGCCCGACAACGCCGCGTTCCACTACGCCTTCGGCAACGGGCTGAATCAGCGCGGCAACGTCGGCGAGGCCTACAAGGAATTCCTCGCCGCGACCCGGCTCGATCCCGATTACTTCGAGGCCCACAACAACCTCGGCATCGCCTGCTACCGCCTCGGAAAAAGGGACGAGGCCCGGGCCGAATTCGAGACCGTCCTCCGGCTCAAGCCCGACTCCACCGAGGCAAAGCGCAACCTCGCCCGATTGAGGGCGATGAGCGGGGAGTGA
- a CDS encoding FecR family protein, producing the protein MKRTAKGIALLLILGLCGTVATAGLMAAPVDAVAKKPSGSVQAALPGGDFAKVTDGQKLPSGTTIKTGADASVILVTTPGTGVRVEENTTIKIDNLQFAKTSDGISQRKATVDVQNGTVSCLIDHSTPDVTDFVVKTPQGSAAARGTFYGVSVVNGQSFVKVAEGKVGVAAKVAKKDDKPKDGKPATAVDKANADQAAPVPQPEKKPAI; encoded by the coding sequence TTGAAACGAACGGCTAAGGGCATCGCCCTTCTCCTGATTTTGGGCCTCTGCGGCACCGTTGCCACGGCCGGCCTCATGGCCGCTCCGGTCGATGCCGTAGCGAAGAAGCCCTCCGGCTCGGTTCAGGCGGCCCTTCCCGGCGGTGATTTCGCCAAGGTGACCGACGGCCAGAAGCTCCCCTCCGGCACGACGATCAAGACCGGCGCCGACGCCTCCGTGATCCTGGTCACCACGCCCGGCACCGGCGTCCGCGTCGAGGAAAACACGACGATCAAGATCGACAATCTCCAGTTCGCCAAGACCTCCGACGGCATTTCCCAGCGGAAGGCGACCGTCGACGTCCAGAACGGGACCGTCAGCTGCCTCATCGACCACAGCACCCCCGACGTCACCGACTTCGTCGTCAAGACCCCGCAGGGATCGGCGGCCGCCCGCGGAACCTTCTACGGCGTCTCCGTCGTCAACGGCCAGTCGTTCGTGAAAGTCGCCGAAGGCAAGGTCGGCGTCGCGGCGAAGGTCGCCAAGAAGGATGACAAGCCGAAGGACGGCAAGCCTGCCACGGCGGTCGACAAGGCGAACGCCGATCAGGCCGCGCCCGTGCCGCAGCCGGAGAAGAAGCCCGCGATCTAG